The genomic interval CAGTCTCCTCCTAATAGATTTGTTGCAGGAGAGGGCTCTTATCCCCGTAGAACACATTGCTTAGCGACTCCTCTTTCAAATCCCCAGACTCTCTCAGAGGAAAAATTATAATGCTGCCCATCAAACCACCAGATCCATCATAAAAGGAACTTTGAAAATGAGAGTCAGGTGCCTAGATAGATCTGGTGGCACGCCACTAATACAGGCCCCCAAAAAGGTAAATATGAGGTATGATCCTGGCAACATTACTTATTGTACGACATAGCCAAGACATGTGGATTAGCTCCACCGAGGGTCTTAGAAAGTGAGTTTGTGAGACCCACAGAGGATAAGAATGATCATGATCCGGTACAGGCTAACCCCAACACCTCAGGCTGGCATGCCAGAAACACCAGGCAAAGACTGATCGAACACAGTTTTGGAGGCGAGTATTGCCAAGACCTGTATACTTACCACCAAGTCCAGAATGCTTGCTCAGAGGGGGTGGGataatggagaaagaaaactcaaaaaacAGCTGCCTCAAGAAATGACTTGTATTTGTAAGAAAAGCAATGAATGCCTGGCACAGAGTAAAAAAATGCTCGTATGAAGTTAAAGTGAAAGAACAGAGGCAAATGTTCTTCAAATACCAGCAGCACACATCGTTAACAGTGCAAATATAAACTACAAAATGTCAGACTAATCTAGTCAGCCAGAATACAATGTTAGCCAATGTAGGAAATGGTTGAAATTCTGCCACTGATGGCCTTATGGCTAAGAATTAAAAGGACaggcacattaaaaaaaaccctaaaaatcCTATGGtgtggttattttttcttccctccccctttTGCCTGGCGTGGAGGCATGGGCAACGAGGCCCTCTCGGTTATGGCTCTCTGCAGCCGGCCACTGCGACAAGGCAGGGTGGCCTGCGGTGGTTCTCGAGAGTCGCTCGTCCCTTCGGCCCCTGGTAAGCACACAGTGGAGGATGCCACTGCGTCCTCACCGGTCCATGTCGAGGCACAGGTTAACTCGACATGGGGGGTGGCTCTTTGGGAGATGCGTGTTTCAAGGACCTGCGTCCTTGGCTGCTTGAGGAAAGCTAAAATCTCTGACAGGTAGTTATGGATGGCTCTTGTGGAGGTAGCCACAatgcccagctgcagctccataCGGCCCATGGACTGTGACATGAGACCCATGGACTGTGCATGCTCCCTCTTGATAttttccagcagctgcacaATCCTACTGTTGGTTTCCATCAACAGCTTCTCTCCCTCTGTTAGTTGGGGCTGCCCTCTCCAACCCCGATCCCTAGGGACAGGCTCAACACCGCGGTTCTCTTCATTCATCTCATCATTGCCCTCCTCCTCAGGAGAGTCACTTTCAAACTGAGGAGTTCTACTGAGTGACTGATCCCCGGGAGACTGTATGTCCATGGTACACTCCGGAGTCCGCGCTGGCGTTTGAAATCCCTCAAAATCCTCCCCAACGTTGCTGTGCGTTTCAGACGAGGACAACGGCCACTGCCAGCTCTCTGTGGTCCTGGCCGGCGAGTCTTCGTCAGAGGCAGGCACCGAGGATTCCTGTTCTTCGGCCGGCGTGGACGGCGAGCTCCCTCGGTGACGGCCGGCTTGCCCCGAGGATCCAGGAACCTCCCCATCTTGTTCCCCAGTGACATCTGGCAATCAAATAGAGGAGCAACAACCACTGTATCTGAGGCCAGGTAGATGGAGGTATCTACATGCATTGGACAACACATAGAAAGAAGCCAGTTGGGAAGCCAGAGTGTATGTGTTTGGGCAAACGGAAGGGCGGACTAAAGTTTAGTGACTGCATTGGGCACGTGGCAGTTGACATTATTAACTGCTTTTggtaaaaaaaatgcacactGTCCTGTACCCATAACACACACAGCCATGCTGCATCCCACGGCAGGAACTACCAATTCACCTCATCGTGATTGTGACAGGCAATGTCAGTGACCCTAGCGAGAAGCTCACCTATGCACTGCAGTGGTGTCAGTCAGAAATCCCTGGGCCAAGTGTCCAATTGAGCTTCCTGGGGTGCCAGATGTGCTCCACCACTGGCTGAGGGCAGCCCTTTTTGTTGTTCTGAAGCACTGCTGGCTATCTTCGCTTTTGTCCGATGTCTCACGTCATCCCCACCCCCAGTGCGCTCTCTCCCAAATCACTGCTGCAGCACGACGGTGGCCGTCCCCAGCACTTATCCCGCGAGCAATGCCCTCCCCAACATTCGCCggattttcttgttcttttctctAAACACTAGGTAACGCTATCTGAGGGCATTGCTCGCCAGGATCTCATCgtcttctgaaaacaaacttaATTTTGTCCTCCCCTTGCTACCTCTTCCCTTGCCTGAGGGCACATGGTGGAAACCTGGGTGCAAGTGCTTCCCTGTGGCAGCGTAGTGTGCAAAGAGGCATCGTCATGGATCTTAAGGAGGAGGATATTATGTTTGTGCTTAGTCTAAATCCTCCCCTACAGAAAATGCACTCCCAAGGGCTAGAGATGGCCAAGCTTTTTGCACCCACAGCGATCACTGGCTCGTAGTAGAGCATGCTCTGCCCAGCACCTTCTTGGTTACACAAGTAACTCTCACTCTTTCTGTGCTttagataaaaaaaaatgagtccACTTTGGCTTTGTGCGGGGGACAATTTGGTCATCAGAAATTAATCTGGGGCGGTCTGGCTAAAATGTTGCAGTAAGGTGGCCCAAAGAACCCGCATTTCTCGTACTCAGGCAAGGGATATGTGAGAGAAGCGCTGTTGTCGGTCCGACTGTGACCTGAACAGCAGCGTCCGACTGTTGCTGGTTGCCAGTGCTGCTCGCGCTATCAGGGCTCTGAATGCCAGATCCGTGTCGTGTCTATTCTCTGGCAtgaaaaatgttattctttAAGGATCAATTTCTGCTCTATGAAATACTCGATATGCTGCTCTTCGGACCTCAGTTAGAAGCTGTAAGCTTCCATCTGGAAGGCGTTGCTGAGGTCATGTTAAATGATACTTCTAGTTCTGTTTATGAATCGGGGCTTTTTggattgatttaatttttttttttacaattttatatggttttaaatgaaagctcCTTCTGATAGACCCAAGGATCCCTCCTCCTATATATCCATCCCTCTCTGTCCTGATCTGGCACTCATTATTTCTGCACCCAAGTGCCTTCAATATTATACTGCTCTGAAAGGAATTCTGTATGGCTTGATATAATTacgattttttaaaatgctgaaataatggATATTATTTGTGCATTTAGCATATTCACTACTTCAAAGTATTCACATTCAAAGTATTCACATTCTGTCTGTGCCTGGCTGGACTGTCCAGTTGCATGTTTTATGGAAAGTGAGGATGAGATTGTATTTGTAAAAAGGTATGAACTCCTTATGAAAATGAATTTGGGGGACAAACTGTCATGCAATCATTGGCTCTTCC from Columba livia isolate bColLiv1 breed racing homer chromosome 5, bColLiv1.pat.W.v2, whole genome shotgun sequence carries:
- the LOC110365138 gene encoding uncharacterized protein LOC110365138, whose product is MVGFQKEGFLKSSTSQGRDQLPVQVADVTGEQDGEVPGSSGQAGRHRGSSPSTPAEEQESSVPASDEDSPARTTESWQWPLSSSETHSNVGEDFEGFQTPARTPECTMDIQSPGDQSLSRTPQFESDSPEEEGNDEMNEENRGVEPVPRDRGWRGQPQLTEGEKLLMETNSRIVQLLENIKREHAQSMGLMSQSMGRMELQLGIVATSTRAIHNYLSEILAFLKQPRTQVLETRISQRATPHVELTCASTWTGEDAVASSTVCLPGAEGTSDSREPPQATLPCRSGRLQRAITERASLPMPPRQAKGGGKKK